One Bacillus solimangrovi DNA segment encodes these proteins:
- a CDS encoding YqhV family protein, with protein MDKFFETTIIMMASLRFLSSFIEFGAACLFLYFNDVKKALVINTLLAGVGPVILLLTMMVGLYAIADQFSLQKLSLIFLGIGCILWAVIK; from the coding sequence GTGGACAAGTTCTTTGAAACAACAATTATCATGATGGCATCATTAAGGTTTTTGTCTTCATTCATAGAATTTGGAGCAGCATGTTTATTTTTATACTTTAATGATGTAAAAAAAGCCCTGGTCATTAATACGTTGTTAGCGGGAGTTGGTCCAGTGATTTTATTGCTTACTATGATGGTAGGACTATATGCGATAGCTGATCAATTCTCTCTGCAAAAACTCTCTCTAATCTTCTTGGGAATCGGGTGTATTCTATGGGCTGTTATTAAATAA
- the spoIIIAE gene encoding stage III sporulation protein AE, whose amino-acid sequence MTQKFEFFFLLVMIFIMFSCPNVVQATTAQPVFQEQLETLDVDDMRQFWDDIVHKYGGFLPESHKGSFYDFIKSGTDFSFQAWITGFLRFLFYELIANGKLLGTLILLTVFSMLLQSLQNAFEQKSVSHVAYALIYMVLIVIALNSFHIAISYTNDAIQSMISFMMALMPMLLALMASIGGITSVTFFHPLIIFLVHTSGLLIQYVVLPCIFLSALLSIISTLTDHYKVTQLAQLLRNISIGLLGTFLTIFLGVISVQGATAAITDGIAVRTAKFITGNFVPVVGRMFTDAADTVLSASLLLKNAVGIVGVAVLFLIAVFPAIKVFALAVIYKIAAAILQPLGGGPVITCLDIISRSVIYIFASLAVVSFMFFLSVTMIIAAGNLSLMVR is encoded by the coding sequence TTGACACAGAAGTTTGAGTTTTTTTTCCTACTAGTAATGATATTTATTATGTTTTCATGTCCAAATGTAGTACAAGCCACAACTGCACAACCCGTATTTCAGGAGCAATTGGAAACACTTGATGTAGATGATATGAGACAGTTCTGGGATGACATTGTTCATAAATATGGTGGTTTTCTTCCTGAAAGTCATAAAGGTAGCTTCTATGATTTTATAAAAAGCGGAACAGACTTTTCATTTCAAGCGTGGATAACTGGATTTTTAAGGTTTTTGTTTTATGAGCTCATTGCAAATGGAAAGCTGCTTGGAACTCTCATATTACTAACAGTGTTCAGTATGCTCCTTCAGTCACTTCAAAATGCCTTTGAGCAGAAATCTGTTAGTCATGTCGCATATGCACTCATATATATGGTGTTGATTGTAATTGCTCTTAATAGTTTCCATATAGCAATATCTTATACAAATGATGCTATTCAATCGATGATAAGTTTTATGATGGCTCTTATGCCTATGTTATTAGCACTAATGGCTTCTATAGGAGGAATAACGTCTGTCACTTTTTTTCATCCGTTGATTATTTTTCTAGTACATACAAGTGGCTTACTCATCCAATATGTAGTGTTACCATGTATTTTTTTATCTGCTTTATTAAGTATTATTAGCACGTTAACAGACCATTACAAGGTTACACAGTTAGCTCAGCTACTAAGGAATATTTCAATTGGGTTACTGGGCACATTTTTAACGATATTCCTCGGTGTCATTTCTGTTCAGGGGGCAACAGCTGCCATTACTGATGGGATAGCGGTTCGAACAGCAAAATTTATAACTGGAAATTTCGTACCTGTTGTAGGTAGGATGTTCACTGATGCAGCTGATACAGTATTAAGTGCATCACTTCTATTAAAAAATGCAGTTGGAATTGTTGGTGTTGCTGTATTGTTTTTAATCGCAGTCTTTCCAGCAATTAAGGTATTCGCTCTAGCTGTCATTTATAAAATTGCAGCAGCTATCTTACAGCCGTTAGGCGGAGGTCCTGTTATTACATGCCTAGATATAATTAGTAGAAGTGTGATCTATATTTTCGCTTCATTAGCAGTCGTGTCGTTTATGTTTTTTCTTTCTGTCACAATGATTATTGCCGCTGGAAATCTATCGTTAATGGTTCGTTAA
- a CDS encoding YwbE family protein, with the protein MEQDGRNRNNIVPGKEVDIVLKKDQKTGKLTRGIVKDLLTNSAFHPHGIKVRLQDGQVGRVKSIILE; encoded by the coding sequence ATGGAACAAGATGGGCGTAATCGAAACAATATCGTTCCTGGGAAAGAAGTCGATATTGTCTTGAAAAAGGATCAAAAAACTGGAAAGTTAACGAGGGGTATCGTTAAGGACTTATTGACGAATTCAGCATTTCATCCTCACGGTATTAAGGTTAGGTTACAGGATGGACAAGTTGGTAGAGTGAAATCAATAATACTAGAATGA
- a CDS encoding SpoIIIAH-like family protein — protein MLKKQTVWLLTMLSLVVVLGVYYVTAPQPANEEFAAMQEQSNEIEQQMDMEQEGSESVALEGESSENSGIETVVEELGQEMVTSDLTTDEFFINLRMTINDERNKIKEQLNTVAASANVSSEEKSKALDEINYLTKLSAKEEILETMIKADERFSDVVVKTDEDKVRVIVRAQEPSESAANELMHLVRDELGLTRVAVEFQAIN, from the coding sequence TTGTTGAAGAAACAAACGGTTTGGTTGTTAACAATGTTGAGTTTGGTCGTAGTCCTTGGTGTGTATTATGTTACTGCACCACAGCCTGCTAATGAGGAATTTGCAGCAATGCAAGAGCAAAGTAATGAGATTGAACAACAAATGGATATGGAACAAGAGGGAAGTGAGTCAGTAGCATTAGAAGGTGAGTCTTCAGAAAATAGTGGGATTGAGACTGTTGTAGAAGAACTTGGTCAAGAAATGGTTACTTCTGATTTAACTACTGATGAATTTTTTATAAATTTACGAATGACAATAAATGATGAGAGAAACAAAATAAAGGAACAATTAAATACTGTTGCTGCTTCGGCAAATGTTTCGAGTGAAGAAAAAAGTAAAGCGCTAGATGAAATAAATTATTTAACGAAGTTATCAGCGAAGGAAGAAATTCTTGAAACGATGATTAAAGCAGATGAACGTTTTAGTGATGTTGTTGTTAAGACGGATGAAGATAAAGTAAGAGTGATTGTTCGAGCACAAGAACCATCCGAATCTGCAGCGAATGAATTAATGCACCTTGTTCGTGATGAGCTTGGTTTAACAAGGGTTGCAGTAGAATTTCAAGCAATAAATTAA
- the spoIIIAC gene encoding stage III sporulation protein AC, translating to MAIDVNIIFQIAGIGIVVAMIHTVLKTMGKGDWADWVTLIGFVVVLYMVATIVDDLFQKIKGVFLFQG from the coding sequence ATGGCGATCGATGTAAATATCATTTTTCAAATCGCCGGAATTGGTATTGTTGTGGCAATGATTCATACAGTGTTAAAAACAATGGGAAAAGGAGATTGGGCAGATTGGGTGACACTAATCGGATTTGTAGTTGTATTGTATATGGTTGCTACGATCGTTGATGATCTATTTCAAAAAATTAAAGGTGTATTCTTATTCCAAGGTTAA
- the efp gene encoding elongation factor P, translating to MISVNDFRTGLTIEVDGGIWQVIEFQHVKPGKGAAFVRSKLRNLRTGAIQEKTFRAGEKVGKAHIENRKMQYLYANGDMHAFMDNETYEQIELPSSRLQEELKFIKENMEVNILSYESEVIGVDLPNSVELVVTETEPGVKGDTAQGATKPATLETGHTVMVPLFINKGETLVINTTDGKYVSRA from the coding sequence ATGATTTCAGTAAATGATTTTCGTACAGGTTTAACAATTGAAGTGGATGGAGGAATTTGGCAAGTTATTGAATTCCAACACGTAAAACCAGGGAAAGGTGCTGCGTTTGTACGTTCTAAACTTCGTAATCTTCGTACGGGTGCGATTCAAGAAAAAACGTTCCGTGCTGGTGAAAAAGTTGGTAAAGCACATATTGAAAATCGTAAGATGCAATATCTCTATGCAAATGGTGATATGCATGCATTTATGGATAATGAAACATATGAGCAAATCGAACTTCCAAGTTCTAGACTACAGGAAGAATTAAAATTTATTAAAGAAAACATGGAAGTAAATATCCTTTCGTACGAAAGCGAAGTGATCGGTGTAGACCTTCCGAATTCTGTTGAACTTGTTGTAACTGAAACAGAGCCAGGAGTAAAAGGTGATACAGCTCAAGGTGCAACAAAACCAGCAACATTAGAAACAGGACATACGGTGATGGTACCTTTATTCATTAATAAAGGGGAAACACTCGTTATTAATACGACTGATGGTAAATATGTGTCTCGTGCATAG
- the spoIIIAB gene encoding stage III sporulation protein SpoIIIAB, with the protein MIKIIGALTILLCSTWVGFETARRLSERPRQLRQLKAALQALEAEIMFGHLPVAEACIRIANQTPKPFKWFFDRFAKRLQEEETASLQEVWIYSLKEVWRMTALTDSEFEILRQFGETLGKHDKLSQKKHIQLALVHLEREEEEARVRQQKYEKMVKSLCFLMGLLLVILLM; encoded by the coding sequence ATGATTAAGATTATAGGGGCACTTACTATCTTATTATGTTCAACATGGGTTGGGTTTGAAACAGCACGACGATTAAGTGAACGCCCTAGACAGCTTCGGCAATTGAAGGCAGCGTTGCAAGCTCTTGAAGCAGAAATTATGTTTGGCCATCTGCCTGTTGCTGAAGCCTGTATAAGAATTGCTAATCAAACTCCTAAGCCATTTAAATGGTTCTTTGATCGATTTGCAAAGCGCTTACAAGAAGAAGAGACAGCATCATTGCAAGAAGTTTGGATATATTCACTGAAAGAAGTGTGGAGAATGACGGCTCTTACTGATAGTGAATTTGAGATTTTAAGACAGTTCGGTGAAACGCTTGGAAAGCATGATAAGCTATCTCAAAAAAAACATATCCAACTTGCGCTTGTGCACTTAGAACGTGAAGAAGAAGAAGCAAGAGTTCGCCAACAAAAGTATGAAAAAATGGTTAAAAGTCTCTGTTTTCTAATGGGGTTATTGTTAGTCATTCTGCTCATGTAA
- the xseA gene encoding exodeoxyribonuclease VII large subunit, translated as MSTKPFLTVTALTKYIKRRFDDDSHLQEVWIKGEISNFKLHSRGHMYFTLKDENARIQSVMFAGANRFMKFKPENGMKVLVRGEVSVYEAYGQYQLYAKEMQPDGIGNLYLAFEELKKKLELQGFFSNEYKQPLPSVPSRIGVITSPTGAAIRDILTTLNRRFPIAHVTIIPVLVQGENAAASIAKGIEQANEIGKFDLLITGRGGGSLEDLWPFNEEIVARAIFHSNIPIISAVGHETDVTIADFVADMRAATPTAAAELAVPHIEELIERLKQHKVRLIRSLRDQTTYDQERLRRLQKSYAFRYPEKLLVQKEQELDRLFESLQKQATHLVHYKQERLTHLRKRLKQQHPFEQLQQAITRKEQTTRNLDRAFTEIKKGKEFALQTYLSKLGMLSPLKVMERGYSLVYNERDKLIKSVEDVKLGDRVQVQVKDGQLDCQVWGLEEREQ; from the coding sequence GTGTCAACAAAACCATTTTTAACAGTTACGGCGCTTACAAAATATATTAAGCGACGGTTTGATGATGATTCACATTTGCAGGAAGTGTGGATTAAGGGAGAAATTTCCAACTTCAAATTACATAGTCGTGGGCATATGTATTTTACTTTGAAAGATGAGAATGCGCGCATTCAAAGTGTTATGTTTGCTGGGGCTAATCGATTTATGAAATTTAAACCAGAGAATGGTATGAAAGTGCTTGTTCGTGGTGAAGTATCTGTTTATGAGGCGTATGGACAATATCAATTATACGCTAAGGAAATGCAACCCGATGGAATTGGGAACCTATATTTAGCATTTGAAGAATTGAAGAAAAAACTTGAATTACAAGGATTTTTTTCCAATGAATATAAGCAGCCACTTCCATCTGTTCCAAGTCGTATCGGAGTGATCACGTCACCAACAGGTGCTGCAATTCGTGATATTTTAACAACATTGAATCGACGTTTTCCTATTGCTCATGTGACAATTATTCCAGTACTTGTTCAAGGAGAAAACGCAGCTGCATCTATTGCAAAAGGGATTGAACAGGCGAACGAAATTGGTAAGTTTGATCTTCTAATAACAGGACGTGGTGGTGGTTCATTAGAGGACTTATGGCCATTTAATGAGGAGATAGTTGCACGAGCTATTTTTCACTCTAACATACCGATCATTTCAGCAGTTGGTCATGAGACGGATGTAACGATTGCAGATTTTGTGGCCGACATGCGAGCTGCTACACCAACAGCAGCTGCAGAATTGGCTGTGCCACATATAGAGGAATTAATTGAACGGTTAAAACAACACAAGGTACGGCTTATTAGATCGTTGCGGGACCAGACTACTTATGACCAAGAACGATTAAGACGTTTACAAAAATCATATGCATTTCGTTATCCTGAAAAGCTACTTGTTCAAAAGGAACAAGAGTTAGACCGACTATTTGAAAGCCTTCAAAAACAAGCGACACACTTAGTTCATTACAAACAAGAACGGTTAACACATTTGAGGAAACGTTTGAAGCAACAACACCCATTTGAACAGCTTCAGCAAGCAATAACTCGTAAAGAGCAGACGACTCGAAATCTTGACCGAGCTTTTACTGAAATAAAGAAGGGTAAGGAGTTCGCTCTACAAACGTACCTTTCAAAGCTTGGGATGCTCAGTCCACTAAAAGTAATGGAGAGAGGGTATAGCCTCGTTTATAATGAAAGGGACAAATTAATAAAGTCTGTAGAAGATGTGAAGCTTGGTGATCGCGTGCAAGTTCAAGTAAAGGATGGACAGTTGGATTGTCAAGTATGGGGATTAGAGGAGCGTGAGCAATGA
- the spoIIIAG gene encoding stage III sporulation protein AG: MSERKGIFMRIKSLIYRGDNDSSPKNMRGYLLIAILIGVSMMLLSQFFQDDVEEGPSTVFQTDGSKEQATGLIKGEQHDGDNLMARYEQEYEKQLKDSLEDISGVSNVTVMINLDSTETKVVEKNTNTQMQKTDETDQQGGKRKVEDNSTDEQVVIVRLGDREQPIIIQTKKPEVRGVLVVADGVENAQIKQWVVEAVTRVLHVPSHRVSVMPKDSKGE, from the coding sequence GTGAGTGAACGAAAAGGGATATTTATGAGAATAAAGTCACTCATCTATAGAGGTGATAATGATTCTAGTCCCAAAAATATGAGGGGTTACTTACTTATCGCGATTTTAATTGGTGTTTCGATGATGTTACTTAGTCAGTTTTTTCAAGATGATGTTGAAGAAGGACCTTCAACTGTTTTTCAAACGGATGGATCAAAGGAACAAGCAACGGGCTTAATAAAAGGAGAACAACATGATGGTGATAATCTAATGGCTCGTTATGAACAGGAGTATGAGAAACAATTAAAAGATTCATTAGAAGACATCTCGGGAGTCAGCAATGTTACAGTTATGATTAATCTTGACTCAACAGAGACAAAAGTAGTAGAAAAAAACACAAATACGCAAATGCAAAAGACTGACGAAACAGATCAACAAGGTGGTAAGCGTAAAGTAGAAGATAATTCAACGGATGAACAGGTTGTAATCGTTCGTTTAGGTGATCGAGAGCAACCGATTATTATACAAACAAAGAAACCTGAGGTACGGGGTGTATTAGTTGTTGCAGATGGTGTTGAGAATGCTCAAATCAAACAATGGGTGGTAGAAGCTGTTACTCGTGTCTTACACGTACCGAGCCATCGAGTATCAGTCATGCCGAAAGATTCGAAAGGGGAGTAA
- the nusB gene encoding transcription antitermination factor NusB, with the protein MKRRTAREKALQALFQVEVSQIDPKEALEHVLEDKKSDDFLEELLFGTIEHKEDIDSFISLNLENWKLERLGNVDRVILSLAAFELKYMEDIPSNVSIDEAIELAKMFGDDDSSKFINAVLSKMKKQIS; encoded by the coding sequence ATGAAACGGAGAACAGCGAGAGAGAAAGCACTACAAGCGTTATTTCAAGTAGAGGTCAGTCAAATAGACCCAAAAGAAGCGCTTGAGCATGTGCTTGAAGATAAAAAGTCAGATGATTTTCTGGAAGAGCTACTTTTTGGAACAATTGAACATAAAGAAGATATCGATTCTTTCATTTCCTTAAATTTAGAAAACTGGAAACTTGAACGCTTAGGAAATGTGGATCGCGTCATCCTTAGCTTAGCAGCATTCGAATTGAAATATATGGAAGATATTCCGTCTAATGTATCAATTGATGAAGCAATTGAGCTTGCAAAAATGTTTGGAGATGATGATTCGAGTAAGTTCATTAATGCAGTTCTTTCGAAAATGAAAAAGCAAATTTCATGA
- the spoIIIAF gene encoding stage III sporulation protein AF → MEYIATWITNIVLFILLAMVVDMLLPNSAMQNYAKMVIGLLLILLILTPILRIFSEDFEEILRTMEIGNSVQSEQLKNRLELKKKEIQANQRAYILEETAVQMKENVQKELVERYGYSITNINLKLENDVGENWTTVDLQSLQVSISQLSDEKENVESIDTVEPIQIDVSEIKADQEEVKSNSGDYNELRAFLALKWGVDENKISIIEN, encoded by the coding sequence TTGGAATATATTGCAACATGGATAACCAATATTGTTCTATTTATTTTGTTGGCGATGGTCGTAGATATGTTATTGCCAAATTCAGCTATGCAAAACTATGCCAAGATGGTTATCGGACTTTTATTGATTTTATTAATTTTGACACCGATTTTAAGAATTTTTTCTGAAGATTTTGAAGAAATACTTAGAACAATGGAAATTGGAAATTCCGTACAGAGTGAACAATTAAAAAATCGGCTTGAACTGAAGAAAAAAGAAATACAAGCCAATCAACGAGCATACATTTTAGAAGAGACGGCTGTCCAAATGAAAGAAAATGTTCAAAAGGAGTTGGTGGAACGATATGGGTATTCAATTACAAACATTAATCTGAAATTAGAAAATGATGTAGGAGAAAATTGGACAACTGTTGATCTGCAATCATTACAAGTATCAATTAGCCAGCTTTCAGATGAAAAAGAAAATGTAGAATCGATTGACACTGTTGAGCCTATTCAAATTGACGTCTCAGAAATAAAAGCAGACCAAGAAGAAGTTAAAAGCAATAGTGGAGATTATAATGAATTACGAGCATTTCTAGCCTTGAAATGGGGCGTAGATGAAAATAAGATTTCAATCATAGAAAATTAG
- a CDS encoding Asp23/Gls24 family envelope stress response protein, which translates to MSENNILEMTNASSNFGKVEIAPEVIEIIAGIAASEVDGVSQLQGNFASGVVERLGKKQHGKGIKVELTEDGIVVDVHVFMNFGISIPDIAKQIQENIRETLFTMTGLDISEINIHVVGVNFESTTEPEVE; encoded by the coding sequence TTGAGTGAGAATAATATTTTAGAAATGACAAATGCATCTTCTAACTTTGGAAAAGTTGAGATTGCTCCAGAAGTCATTGAAATAATAGCGGGTATTGCTGCATCTGAGGTTGACGGTGTATCACAACTGCAAGGTAATTTTGCAAGTGGTGTTGTCGAACGCCTAGGGAAAAAGCAACATGGAAAAGGTATAAAAGTAGAATTAACAGAAGATGGAATCGTTGTTGATGTGCATGTTTTTATGAATTTTGGTATATCAATTCCAGATATCGCAAAACAAATCCAAGAAAATATCCGCGAAACATTATTTACAATGACTGGACTTGACATTAGTGAGATTAACATTCATGTTGTCGGAGTAAATTTCGAATCTACTACTGAACCAGAAGTAGAATAA
- the spoIIIAD gene encoding stage III sporulation protein AD — translation MEIIQIVGIGLVATFLALILKEQKASFASLLVVFVSVAIFLFLIEKVYEIIHMLETLAISANINMIYVETILKIIGIAYIAEFGAQITKDAGQGAIASKIELAGKILILAMAIPILTVIIETVLEMLPVS, via the coding sequence ATTGAAATAATTCAAATAGTAGGAATTGGTCTTGTTGCAACTTTTTTAGCATTAATCCTAAAAGAACAAAAAGCTTCGTTCGCCTCCCTACTCGTAGTCTTCGTCAGTGTTGCAATCTTTCTGTTTCTAATAGAAAAAGTATATGAAATTATTCACATGCTTGAAACATTAGCAATCTCAGCAAATATAAACATGATCTATGTGGAAACGATTTTGAAAATTATTGGTATTGCTTACATTGCAGAGTTTGGCGCACAAATTACGAAAGATGCTGGGCAGGGGGCAATTGCATCGAAGATTGAATTGGCAGGAAAAATATTAATCCTCGCAATGGCAATACCCATTTTGACAGTCATAATTGAGACAGTATTAGAGATGTTACCAGTTTCTTAA
- the accB gene encoding acetyl-CoA carboxylase biotin carboxyl carrier protein produces MLKIQEIRELIKLLDKSSIDELMYEEKGAKIKLKKNQGVVKNVVAVESVEEANVPASQPPVAPVVEPVKEVAQVQEQKEEAPTVSVADENLHKIESPMVGTFYESPNPESDVYVKVGDKVSTNSIVCIVEAMKLFNEIEAEVDGEIVEVLVENGQLVEYGQPLFLVKTK; encoded by the coding sequence GTGTTGAAAATTCAAGAAATTCGTGAGCTAATTAAATTGTTAGACAAATCTAGTATTGATGAGTTGATGTATGAAGAGAAAGGTGCAAAAATTAAGTTAAAGAAAAATCAAGGTGTTGTGAAAAATGTTGTAGCGGTAGAATCTGTTGAGGAAGCTAATGTACCAGCATCACAACCTCCAGTAGCACCAGTGGTTGAGCCAGTAAAAGAAGTTGCACAAGTTCAAGAACAGAAGGAAGAAGCTCCAACAGTAAGCGTGGCTGATGAAAACTTACATAAAATTGAATCACCGATGGTAGGTACTTTTTATGAATCGCCAAACCCTGAGTCTGATGTATATGTAAAAGTAGGAGATAAAGTTTCAACTAATAGTATCGTTTGTATTGTTGAAGCGATGAAACTCTTTAATGAAATTGAAGCAGAGGTCGACGGAGAAATTGTTGAAGTACTTGTTGAAAATGGACAACTTGTTGAGTATGGACAACCATTGTTCCTCGTAAAGACAAAATAG
- the accC gene encoding acetyl-CoA carboxylase biotin carboxylase subunit, translating to MIKKVLIANRGEIAVRVIRACKELDIQTVAVYSEGDKEALHVQMADEAYCIGPVASKDSYLNKTNLITVATLTESNAIHPGYGFLSENADFAELCRDSGITFIGPSPEAITQMGTKDVARETMREAGVPIVPGSKGIVETTDDAVALANEIGYPVIIKATAGGGGKGIRVAYNEDELINGINMTQREAETAFGNPGVYMEKFIEDFRHVEIQILADNYGNVIHLGERDCTIQRRMQKLLEETPSPSLTEELRQEMGQAAVRAAEAVNYSGAGTVEFIFDYVNSKFYFMEMNTRIQVEHPVTEMVTGVDLIKEQILVASGEKLSISQEDVTFNGWAIECRINAENPDKNFMPSPGEVKMYLTPGGYGIRVDSAVYPNYKIPPFYDSMVAKLISYGSTREEAISRMKRALSEFVIEGINTTIPFHQRLLEHEKFVEGNFNTKFLEIYDLTNKK from the coding sequence GTGATTAAAAAAGTTCTAATCGCAAACAGAGGAGAAATCGCCGTTCGAGTTATCCGCGCTTGTAAGGAACTTGATATCCAAACGGTTGCGGTATATTCCGAAGGGGATAAAGAGGCATTGCACGTACAAATGGCAGATGAAGCCTATTGTATTGGTCCTGTAGCATCAAAGGACAGTTATTTAAATAAAACGAATTTAATCACGGTTGCGACCTTAACTGAATCAAATGCAATTCATCCTGGATATGGCTTTTTATCAGAAAACGCTGATTTCGCTGAGCTATGTCGTGATAGTGGAATTACGTTTATCGGTCCTAGTCCAGAAGCGATTACTCAGATGGGAACGAAGGATGTAGCTCGTGAGACAATGCGTGAAGCAGGTGTCCCGATCGTTCCAGGATCAAAAGGAATCGTTGAAACAACAGATGATGCGGTAGCACTGGCAAATGAAATTGGTTATCCAGTGATAATCAAAGCAACTGCTGGTGGTGGCGGAAAAGGGATTCGAGTTGCATATAACGAAGATGAGTTAATTAATGGTATTAATATGACTCAACGTGAAGCAGAAACGGCATTCGGTAACCCAGGTGTATATATGGAGAAGTTTATTGAAGATTTTCGTCACGTAGAGATTCAAATTCTAGCTGATAACTATGGAAACGTAATTCACTTAGGTGAACGCGATTGTACCATTCAACGACGCATGCAGAAATTACTAGAGGAAACACCTTCACCATCATTGACTGAGGAACTTCGTCAAGAGATGGGTCAAGCCGCTGTTCGTGCTGCCGAAGCAGTTAATTATTCTGGAGCTGGTACAGTCGAATTTATATTTGACTATGTAAATTCTAAGTTTTATTTCATGGAAATGAACACGAGGATTCAAGTTGAACACCCTGTAACAGAAATGGTGACAGGAGTAGATTTAATAAAAGAACAAATTCTTGTTGCATCTGGTGAGAAGTTATCTATTTCTCAAGAAGATGTTACTTTTAACGGTTGGGCAATTGAATGTCGTATTAATGCAGAGAATCCAGACAAAAACTTTATGCCTTCCCCAGGAGAAGTGAAAATGTATTTAACACCAGGTGGTTATGGAATACGTGTTGACTCTGCAGTATATCCTAATTATAAAATCCCACCTTTTTATGATTCAATGGTCGCAAAACTAATCTCATATGGTTCAACTCGTGAAGAAGCAATCTCACGTATGAAAAGGGCGCTAAGTGAATTTGTTATTGAAGGTATTAACACGACGATTCCTTTCCACCAACGTTTGCTTGAACACGAAAAATTTGTCGAAGGTAATTTCAATACGAAATTTTTAGAGATCTACGATTTGACAAACAAAAAATAA
- the spoIIIAA gene encoding stage III sporulation protein AA yields MEEAVMLLSESLQRQVNMLSITERNQIEEIRIRIHRPLEVVINGKPYYPDIQTVVQYEEVNRFLNKVSKYSLYTLEEELRRGFITIKGGHRVGIAGKVITEGGVVKAVRDVTSFNIRIAREKIGVASRLIPYLYDGRWKNTLLIGPPKSGKTTILRDLARLISTGDDRNRIKALNVGIVDERSEIAGCVNGVPQHTFGIRLDVLDGCPKAEGMMMMIRSMSPQVLIVDEIGRHEDVEAILDAMHTGIHIIVTAHGFDINDVKSRPNFEALFSNGVFDRYIELSARNGAGTIETVRNKNEQVCKRVLEVTT; encoded by the coding sequence ATGGAAGAAGCAGTTATGTTGTTATCGGAATCCCTTCAAAGACAGGTGAACATGCTCTCTATAACAGAACGTAATCAGATCGAAGAGATTCGAATACGAATTCATCGTCCATTAGAAGTTGTTATTAATGGAAAGCCGTATTATCCAGATATTCAAACTGTTGTACAGTACGAAGAAGTGAATCGATTTCTCAATAAGGTTAGCAAGTATTCTTTATATACATTAGAAGAGGAGTTAAGGCGAGGGTTTATTACGATAAAAGGCGGCCATCGTGTAGGTATTGCTGGAAAAGTTATTACTGAAGGAGGTGTAGTAAAAGCTGTAAGAGATGTCACATCTTTTAATATTCGAATTGCTAGAGAGAAGATTGGAGTTGCATCACGATTAATTCCATATTTATATGATGGAAGATGGAAAAACACGTTATTAATTGGTCCTCCTAAAAGTGGGAAAACAACGATATTAAGAGATTTGGCAAGGTTAATTAGTACAGGAGATGATAGAAATAGAATCAAAGCCTTAAATGTAGGTATTGTTGATGAACGCTCAGAGATTGCAGGGTGTGTGAATGGCGTTCCGCAACATACATTTGGGATTCGTTTGGATGTTTTAGATGGTTGTCCAAAGGCGGAGGGGATGATGATGATGATTCGTTCAATGAGTCCGCAAGTGTTAATTGTTGATGAAATTGGAAGGCATGAAGATGTTGAGGCTATCTTAGATGCTATGCATACAGGTATTCACATTATTGTAACAGCACATGGATTTGATATAAATGATGTGAAATCACGTCCTAACTTCGAAGCATTATTTTCTAATGGAGTATTTGACCGTTATATTGAATTATCTGCACGTAATGGAGCAGGAACAATAGAGACGGTTCGTAATAAGAATGAACAGGTTTGCAAAAGAGTGCTGGAAGTGACTACATGA